GCCGCGACCCTTCAGGGGCAGGTGCACCGCGCGGACCTCGGGGAGCATCGCGGCGAGGTCGTCGGCGATGCGGGCGGTGTCGTCGGTCGAGGCGTTGTCCGCGATGGTGATGCGCCACGTGTGGTGCAGCGAGGTGCGGCAGAAGGTGTGGAGCCGGCGGACGTGCGCGGCGAGCGTGTCCTGCTCGTTGTGGCAGGGGACGACGATGTCGATGTCGAGGGGCTGGTTCGTCTCCGTCATGCCGATCAGGTTCGGCAGCCGGCTCATGCGCCCCGCTGCAGGACCCTGTGGCGGCCCTAAGAACGCCGCGCGGGCATCCGGGCGATCAGTCGACGACGCCGGCGAGGACCTGCACCACGGCGATCAGCGCGAGCACGACGATCGGCACGCCCGCGATCCACAGCCCGGCGCGCACCTGCGTCCGCCGGATCGTCGGCGCCGCGTGCGAGGTCTGGGCGAACCGCGTCGCGGCGACGAGCTCCGGTGCTGCCGCTGGCGGCTCGGGCTCCGGCTGCGGGCGGTCGTCCTCGAACGCCGGGACCTCGACCACGAGGTCCTCGGGGCGCGGGCTCTCCGGGAGTCGGGTGTAGTCGTCCGGCATGGCGCCCCCTTCGTCGCCCGCAGCGTACCGGAACGGCTCAGGACGTCGCGGGCAACTCCACGGTGAACGCTGTGCGCCCCGGCTCGGACACCACACGGACCGTCCCGTCGTGGGCCGCGGTCACCGCCCGCACGATCGCCAGACCGAGGCCGCTCGTGCCGTGCTCTCGCGATCGTGAGGCCTCGCCGCGCGTGAAGCGGTCGAACAGGTTCGGCAGGAGCGCCGGATCGATCGGCGGCCCGTCGTTCGCGACGACGAGTCGGACGGAGGGCCGGGGCGCTCCCGGCACACGCCGCAGGGAGACCACGACGGCCGATCCGCTCGGCGTGTGCTGCGCCGCGTTCGAGAGCAGGTTCCGCACGAGTCGCCGGAGCTGCGCCGCGTCGCCGTCCACGGTCACGGGCTCGTCGTCGACCTCGAGCGTCCAGCGGTGGTCCGGGTTGGTCGTGCGTGCGTCCATCGTCGCCTCGACCACGATCGAGGTCAGGTCGACCGTGTCGACGACGAGCGGCGGGGTCCCGGCGAGCGCGCGGGCGTCCAGCCGTGCGAGCAGCAGCAGTTCCTCGACGAGGTCACCCATCCGGACGGCCTCGGTCGCGATCCGGCCGACGTTCGCGTGCACCGCGTCGAGGTCGGTCGAGCTCGTCGAGAGCTCGGCGTAGGCCCGGACGGTGGCGATCGGCGTGCGGAGCTCGTGGGAGGCGTCGGCGACGAAGGTCCGCATGCCGGACTCGGCCTCGCGGCGGACGGTGAGTGCCTGACCGACGTGGCCGAGCAGGCGGTTGAGCGCGGTGCCGACCTGCCCGACCTCGCGGTTCGCGGTGAGGTCGGCCGCGCCCACCCGGGCGGTGATGTCGGTCTCGCCGTGTTCGAGGTCGAGTGCGGCGACGTCGGAGGCGACGCCGGCGACGTGTTCGAGCGGCCGCAGCGCCCGTCGGACGGTGAGTGCGAGGGCCCACGCGGCGACGAGGAGCCCGAGCAGGGTGACGCCGCCGAAGACCAGGACGAGGCGGGTGATGGTCGAGTCGAGCGCCCCGAGGGGGAGCGCCGTGACGAAGACATCCCCGCCGCTGCCGACGGCCTGCGCCCGGTAGGCGCCGAGCGCTCCGAGCTGCACCGTGACGGGCGTGCCGTCGCGGTCGATCGCCGACAGTGTGCGCTCCTGCGCGGCCGTGAGCCCGTGCTGCCGACCCTCGCTGTCGGTGTAGCCGGCGAGCACGGTGGACCCCGAACGGAGGACGGCCACGACCGTCCCGGCGGCCTGCCCCGGCGCACCGATGAACTCGTTGTCCGGGTCCGGCTGCCCGGCGGAACCGCCGGACGAGCCCGACCCCGACGACCCCGACCCCGACCCCGGCGGCCTGCCGTCCCCCACGACCCGCCCCGCTGCCGTGGCGAGCTCCGCGTCCAGCCGCCCCACGAGGTACTCCCGGAACGCCACGACGGTGACCGCCCCGACCACGACGTTCGTGACGACGAGCAGCAGCGCGACCGCCCCGACGATCCGCCACCGCAGCGAGGGCGCCCGCACGGCACCCGCCCGCACGGCACCCGCCCGGTCGGCACCCGGCCGACGCATCCGGCTCACGTCGTCGGGCGGAGCACGTACCCGGCCCCACGGACGGTCTGCAGCATCGGCTCCCGGCCGGCGTCGAGCTTCTTGCGGAGGTACGACACGTACATGTCCACGAGGTTCGACGACGCCCCGAAGTCCATGCCCCACACGCTCGCGAGGATCTGCTCCCGCGACAGCACGCGGTTCGCGTTCCGGGCGAGGTGCCGCAGCAGCTCGTACTCCGTCGGCGTCAGTTCGAGCGGGTCGCCGTCCCGGGTCACACTCCGGGCGTCCTCGTCGAGGCGCAGGTCGCCGACGACGATCCCGGCCGGTCCGGCTGCCGCGACCCGAGCCGAGGTCCGGGCGAGGATGCGTGCCCGCACGAGCAGCTCTTCGATGCCGAACGGCTTGGTCAGGTAGTCGTCACCGCCGCCCGTGAGCCCGGCGAGCCGGTCCTCGGGGGCGTCCCGCGCGGTGAGGAACAGGACGCGGACGTCGTCCCGGGCGTCGCGGAGCCGTTCGAGCACCTCGAACCCGTCGATGTCCGGCAGCATGACGTCGAGCACGATGACGTCCGGCTGGAACTCCCGCGCGGCGAACAGGACGTCCCGTCCGCGGTGCACGGCGCGCACGGCCCAGCCGTCGCCCGCGAACGCGAGGGCGACGGCGTCCGCGAGCGCGTGCTCGTCGTCGACGACGAGGGCGCGGACGGGCGTGCCGTCCGTGCGCTGCAGCGGGGTGCCGGCCATGTCGGCGAGCCTATCCGCGCCCTCGTCGTGCATCACTTCGCGGCGCTCAGGTCGTAGACCGTCGACCCGCCGACCGTCGTGCTGCTGTAGTTCGCCGCGACCCACTCCTGGATCGCCGAGGCGGTGGAGGAGCCGCCTCCCATCCCGCCTCCGGTCCCGGAGGAGATGTAGTACGGGATCTTGCCCTCGGCGACGTACGCCTTGAACTCGGCGAGCGTCGGCGTCGGGTCGCTCGACCAGCCACCGATCGCCATGACGGCGGTGTCGGTGTCGAGCTCGAGCTGCGCGGCGGACTGCGAACCGTTGACCGCGGCGGCCCAGGTCGTGTCGGTCGCTTCGAGCAGCTTCTGCAACGCCGACGACGTCGACGCGTCTCCGCCACCCATCGCGCCGCCACCGGCCTGGAGGCCCGTCCCCGACTCGCCGTCGGAGGTCGCCCCGTCGGATCCCTCCTGGATGCCGGTGCCGTCCTGGTCGCCGGACGTGCCGTCCGGCATCGACGGGGCCTCGCCCGTCGTGCCCTCGGGCGCTTCGCCCGAGGTGCCGCCGGGCGGCGTGCCGCCGGGACCCTGCTGGGAGCCGTCCGAGGAGTCGGAGCTGTCGCTCTCGGAACCGGAGGCCGATCCGCCGGGGCCTCCCGTGCCTCCCGGCTGTCCACCGCCGGTGCCGCCGCCCATCCCGCCGGAGCCGCTGCCGGACGGACCGACGCTCGGGATCGAACCGGAGTGCGCGACGGTCGTCGTGGCGACGGCGTAGGCGGTGGTCCCGGTGAGTCCGAAGAGCGTGCCGGCGAGGACGCCCACGGTGACGGCCTTCCGGAGCGTGGGCACGTTGCCGACGAGGATCGCGGCGGTCGACAGGAGGCCGCCGACGAGCACGACCCACCGGAGCCAGGGCAGCCAGGTCGGGTCCTCGTTCAGCAGGCAGAAGCCCCAGTACGCGGTGATGCCGACCATGCCCGCGAGTCCGAGGCGACCGATCACGCGGTCGCGCACGCTCCAGAGGAGGGCGCCGCCGGTGCCGACGAGGCCGGCGATCGCCGGGGCCAGGGCGACCGTGTAGTACGGGTGGATCGTCCCCGACATGTACGAGAAGACGAGGCCGGTGACGAGCAGCCAGCCGCCCCAGAGCACGAGCCCGACGCGGACCGGGTCACCGAGGTGCCGCCGACCGACGACCACGAGGCCGAGCACCAGCGCGAGGAGCGCCGCGGGCAGGAGCCACGAGATCTCGAGCCCCATCTCGGACGAGAACAGCCGGTCGAGCCCGGTCGAGCCACCGAACGACGACCCGGCGGTCCCGCCGCCCATCCCGCCGCCGCCGTTGCCCGAGCCGCCGAAGATGCGACCGAGGCCGTTGTAGCCGAAGACCAGGTCGAGCACGGTGTTGTTCGTCGAGCCGCCGATGTAGGGGCGGGACTCCGCGGGCCAGAGCCACACGGCGACGACCCACCAACCGGCCGAGACCACGAGCGAGACCGCCGCGATGCCGAGTCCGATCGCACGACGACCCCACGAGGTCCGCGCGGCGACCAGGTACACGAGGCCGAACGCCGGCAGCACCAGGAGCCCCTGCAGCATCTTCGTGAGGAACGCGAACCCGAGGGCCACCCCGGCGAGGGCGATCCACCGCCAGCTGCCCCGGGGGAGTGCCCGCACGGTGCAGTAGGCGCCGGCGGTCATGAGCAGCACGAGCAGCGCGTCCGGGTTGTCGAACCGGAACATGAGCGCCGCCGCGGGGGTGGCCCCGACGACGAACCCGGCGAGCAGGGCCCCGACGTTCGCCGTCATCGCCCCGAGACGTGCGAGGGTGCGGCGGACGGTGCCCCAGACGAGCGCGACCGACCCGACGGCCATGAGGGCCTGGGGGAGGAGGAGGATGAACGACGAGAAGCCGAACAGCCGCGCGGACAGCACCATCACCCACAGCGATGCCGGCGGCTTGTCGACCGTGATGAAGTTCGACGAGTCGAGGGAGCCGAAGAAGAACGCCTCCCACGACTTCGTGCCGGCCTGGACGGCGGCGGCGTAGAAGCTGTTCGCGTACCCAGAGATGCTGAGGTCCCACAGGTACACGACGGCGGTCAGGGCGAGGAGCGCCCAGAACGCCGGCCGGAGCCAGCGGGCGTCCTCTCGTTCGCCGAGGAACAGGCGAGCGAGTGGCGGGCGGCGGTCCCGGGTGGTGGTCCCGGGGTGGGCGCGCTCGCGACGGTCGGTCACGGGGGTCGGGTACGTGGTCATGACGATGAGGTTCCCGGGCGTTCCCCGAACGCGCCGATGTACTGCCTTGGCGCTCCCTAAGACCTGTCGGCAGGGGTCCGCGTCAGGCGTAGCGCCGGGCTGCCCGGAGCGCTGCCCCCGTGTACGACCCGCCGAACAGGAAGACGTGCAGCAACAGTGGCGCGAGCTGGTGCAGCTCCACGCGGTCCTGCCAGCCGTCGGCGAGCGGGGACGCCTCGTCGTAGGCCGCGAGGACGGTCTCGAGCCGCGGCAGCCCGAACAGCCCGAGGAGCGCGAGGTCGGTCTCGGCGTGCCCTCCGTGCGGGTTCGCGTCGATGAGCACGGCGCCCGTCGGCGTCGTGCCGTCCACCGGCTGCCCCGGTGTCGGCCAGAGCACGTTCCCCGCCCAGAGGTCACCGTGCAGCCGCGCGGGACCGTCCCCGACGAGCGACGGCTGCGGTGCGCCGAACTCGCCGTCCTCGAGGCGCTCGGCCACCCGCTCGAACACCGCGGCCTCGGCGCCGTCGAACCCGCCCTGGTCGACGATGCGCGACACGTAGTCGCGGATCCGGTACTCGGCGAAGAACTCGCCCCAGGTGTCCGGGGCGTCCGCGGCGGAGACGAACGCAGTCCGTGACCGACCCATCCGCAGCGAGCCCTGCTGCGGGAACCCCGGCGAGGGTGCGCCCCAGTGCGGAGCGCCGGCCGCGTGCGTGTGGGCGAGCGACCGGCCGAAGCGCTCGGCCTGCTCCGTCGTCGGCGCCCCGTCGCTGATCTGCTCGAGGTGCAGGACCCGCGGCTCCGGGTGCGCGAGGACCCGGGCGATCCGGGTGCCGCCGGCGTCCTCGGCCTCGGCGAGCCACTCCAGCCCGGCGGCCTCCGCGGTCGCCTCGTCGGGGTCGGTGAAGGTCTTCACGTAGGTCTCGGCCATCACGCCATCCTGCTCGCGGCCGCTGGTGGTCACCGGACCGCGTCGACGAGCGCCTGTGCGAGCGGGTGCCACGGCCGCGACGACGGTCCGCTCAGCACGAGCGTGCGGGTGAGCCGTCGCTCGAGCGGCAGCATCACGAGGTCGTCCGGCAGCATGCTCCGTCCGAGCGTCGGCACGATCGAGACGCCCTCGCCACGCTGGATCATCCCGAACATCGTGTTCATCTCCCGTACCCGGTGCGCCCACCGGAACGGCTGCCCGTCGAGCTCGTGCAGCCGTTGGATCTGCACCTCGCACCCGCCGCCACCCGCGACGAGGCCGTCCTCGTGCAGGTCGTCGAGCGTGAGCGCCGTCTGGCTCGCGAGCGGGTGGTCCCGGCGGACGACGGCGGCCATCTCGTCCCGCGCGACGACCACGGCACCGGTCGGCACCGGCGCGGGGTCGACGAGCACCGCGGCGTCGACGGTGCCGCCCTCGAGCCACTCCGGCATCTCCTCGTCGTCGCCCTCGTACACCTGCACGTCGACGTCGGGCAGCGTGACCGCCCAGAGCTCGCGGAGGCGGGGGAGCAGGCCCTGGCACACCGTGGGGACCGCGGCGAGCCGCACGGTGCCGCGCGCCGTGGCGGGGGTGACCACTGCCTCCAGGGCGTCGATCGAGGCGACCGCGCTGCGGGCGTGGGCGAGCAGGCGTTCCCCGAGCGGGGTGGCGGTGGCGGAGCCGCCGCGGTGCACGACGGCACCGCCGACCTCGCGCTCGAGCCCCGCGACCGCGTGGGACACGGCGGACTGTCCGACGCCGAGGGCAGCGGCGGCGCCGGTGAACGATCCGGCGTCGACCGTGGCGGTGAAGGCCCGGAGTTGGGGGATCGAGACGGTCATGCGTCCTCCTCATGGTGGCATGAGGCACATGCGTTCGACACATGTGCGGTGGTGGTCGATGCTAGCCCTCGTGAACGCCCTCCTCTACGTCCTCGTCGCCCTCACCTGGGGTTCGAGCTTCTTCTTCGCGAAGATCGGACTCGAGGGGCTCGCGCCGCAACAGGTCGCCACCGTGCGGACCGTCCTCGGCGCGGTCACCCTCGTCGTCGTGCTGCTCGCGACTCGTCGGAAGTGGCCCCGCGAGCCGCGGGTGTGGGGACACCTGCTCGTCGTGGCGGTGTTCCTCAACGCGGTGCCGTCGTCGCTCATGGCCTGGGCGGAGCAGACGGTGCCGTCCGGCCTCGCGAGCATCTACAACGCGACGACGCCGATCATGACGCTCCTCGCGCTCGCGGTCCTCGTGCCGTCCGAGCGACTCAGCCGCCGACAGCTGGGTGGCATCGTGCTCGGGATCGTCGGGGTGCTCGTCCTCGTCGGACCGTGGGACCTCGTCGGCGACCCGGCGGTGCTCGCCACGGTTCCCGGTCAGGTGGCGCTGCTCGGCATGACCGCGTCGTACGGCATCGGCCTCGCGTGGCTGCGCCGGTTCGGCGTCGGCAGCGGGCAGGACCCGACGACCGTCGCCACGGTGCAGCTCGCGCTCGCGGCAGTCCTCATGCTGCTGGTCGCGCCCGTCATCGCCACCGGTCCGGTGCGGCTGGACTGGAGGATCGTGGCCTCGATGGTCGCGCTCGGCGCGGTCGGCACGGGGCTGGCCTACGCCTGGAACACGCGGCTGGTCGGGGCGTGGGGCGCGGGACGTGCGTCCACGGTGACGTACCTGACGCCGGTCGTCGGGGTCGCCCTCGGCGTCCTCGTGCTCGGTGAGCCGCTGCGCTGGAACGAACCGGTGGGAGGGCTCGTGGTC
This is a stretch of genomic DNA from Curtobacterium sp. 458. It encodes these proteins:
- a CDS encoding HAMP domain-containing sensor histidine kinase yields the protein MRRPGADRAGAVRAGAVRAPSLRWRIVGAVALLLVVTNVVVGAVTVVAFREYLVGRLDAELATAAGRVVGDGRPPGSGSGSSGSGSSGGSAGQPDPDNEFIGAPGQAAGTVVAVLRSGSTVLAGYTDSEGRQHGLTAAQERTLSAIDRDGTPVTVQLGALGAYRAQAVGSGGDVFVTALPLGALDSTITRLVLVFGGVTLLGLLVAAWALALTVRRALRPLEHVAGVASDVAALDLEHGETDITARVGAADLTANREVGQVGTALNRLLGHVGQALTVRREAESGMRTFVADASHELRTPIATVRAYAELSTSSTDLDAVHANVGRIATEAVRMGDLVEELLLLARLDARALAGTPPLVVDTVDLTSIVVEATMDARTTNPDHRWTLEVDDEPVTVDGDAAQLRRLVRNLLSNAAQHTPSGSAVVVSLRRVPGAPRPSVRLVVANDGPPIDPALLPNLFDRFTRGEASRSREHGTSGLGLAIVRAVTAAHDGTVRVVSEPGRTAFTVELPATS
- a CDS encoding response regulator transcription factor → MAGTPLQRTDGTPVRALVVDDEHALADAVALAFAGDGWAVRAVHRGRDVLFAAREFQPDVIVLDVMLPDIDGFEVLERLRDARDDVRVLFLTARDAPEDRLAGLTGGGDDYLTKPFGIEELLVRARILARTSARVAAAGPAGIVVGDLRLDEDARSVTRDGDPLELTPTEYELLRHLARNANRVLSREQILASVWGMDFGASSNLVDMYVSYLRKKLDAGREPMLQTVRGAGYVLRPTT
- a CDS encoding glycosyltransferase family 39 protein encodes the protein MTTYPTPVTDRRERAHPGTTTRDRRPPLARLFLGEREDARWLRPAFWALLALTAVVYLWDLSISGYANSFYAAAVQAGTKSWEAFFFGSLDSSNFITVDKPPASLWVMVLSARLFGFSSFILLLPQALMAVGSVALVWGTVRRTLARLGAMTANVGALLAGFVVGATPAAALMFRFDNPDALLVLLMTAGAYCTVRALPRGSWRWIALAGVALGFAFLTKMLQGLLVLPAFGLVYLVAARTSWGRRAIGLGIAAVSLVVSAGWWVVAVWLWPAESRPYIGGSTNNTVLDLVFGYNGLGRIFGGSGNGGGGMGGGTAGSSFGGSTGLDRLFSSEMGLEISWLLPAALLALVLGLVVVGRRHLGDPVRVGLVLWGGWLLVTGLVFSYMSGTIHPYYTVALAPAIAGLVGTGGALLWSVRDRVIGRLGLAGMVGITAYWGFCLLNEDPTWLPWLRWVVLVGGLLSTAAILVGNVPTLRKAVTVGVLAGTLFGLTGTTAYAVATTTVAHSGSIPSVGPSGSGSGGMGGGTGGGQPGGTGGPGGSASGSESDSSDSSDGSQQGPGGTPPGGTSGEAPEGTTGEAPSMPDGTSGDQDGTGIQEGSDGATSDGESGTGLQAGGGAMGGGDASTSSALQKLLEATDTTWAAAVNGSQSAAQLELDTDTAVMAIGGWSSDPTPTLAEFKAYVAEGKIPYYISSGTGGGMGGGSSTASAIQEWVAANYSSTTVGGSTVYDLSAAK
- a CDS encoding fructosamine kinase family protein — protein: MAETYVKTFTDPDEATAEAAGLEWLAEAEDAGGTRIARVLAHPEPRVLHLEQISDGAPTTEQAERFGRSLAHTHAAGAPHWGAPSPGFPQQGSLRMGRSRTAFVSAADAPDTWGEFFAEYRIRDYVSRIVDQGGFDGAEAAVFERVAERLEDGEFGAPQPSLVGDGPARLHGDLWAGNVLWPTPGQPVDGTTPTGAVLIDANPHGGHAETDLALLGLFGLPRLETVLAAYDEASPLADGWQDRVELHQLAPLLLHVFLFGGSYTGAALRAARRYA
- a CDS encoding LysR family transcriptional regulator, whose product is MTVSIPQLRAFTATVDAGSFTGAAAALGVGQSAVSHAVAGLEREVGGAVVHRGGSATATPLGERLLAHARSAVASIDALEAVVTPATARGTVRLAAVPTVCQGLLPRLRELWAVTLPDVDVQVYEGDDEEMPEWLEGGTVDAAVLVDPAPVPTGAVVVARDEMAAVVRRDHPLASQTALTLDDLHEDGLVAGGGGCEVQIQRLHELDGQPFRWAHRVREMNTMFGMIQRGEGVSIVPTLGRSMLPDDLVMLPLERRLTRTLVLSGPSSRPWHPLAQALVDAVR
- a CDS encoding DMT family transporter translates to MNALLYVLVALTWGSSFFFAKIGLEGLAPQQVATVRTVLGAVTLVVVLLATRRKWPREPRVWGHLLVVAVFLNAVPSSLMAWAEQTVPSGLASIYNATTPIMTLLALAVLVPSERLSRRQLGGIVLGIVGVLVLVGPWDLVGDPAVLATVPGQVALLGMTASYGIGLAWLRRFGVGSGQDPTTVATVQLALAAVLMLLVAPVIATGPVRLDWRIVASMVALGAVGTGLAYAWNTRLVGAWGAGRASTVTYLTPVVGVALGVLVLGEPLRWNEPVGGLVVLLGIALASGVLRRRHPDATRSRPSVRSAG